In Saprospiraceae bacterium, one DNA window encodes the following:
- the aceA gene encoding isocitrate lyase, translated as MNAQRIEKIKQDWATNIRWTGIKRPYTAEEVLALRGSYDIEYTIAKMGAEKLWHKLHHEPYVAGLGALTGNQAIQEAMAGLNAIYLSGWQVAADANLNEDMFPDQSIYPANSVPSVVRRINNALLRRDQIESTRGKVNIDYMLPIVADAEAGFGGNLNAYQLMKQMIEAGASGVHFEDQLSSAKKCGHLGGKVLVPTQEAIDKLIAARLASDVCGVPTVLIARTDAEAADLLTTDADPRDHAFITGERTSEGFFRVKNGLEQCISRAHSYAPYADLIWMETSNPDIGLAKEFAEAVHEKFPGKLLAYNCSPSFNWAKYLNEERMLLFRDNLAKLGYKFQFITLAGFHALNLSMFELARNYKERGMLGYSELQQREFKMQESGFEAIKHQGFVGTGYWDYLQNVVRKDSSTTALAESTETAQF; from the coding sequence ATGAATGCACAACGAATAGAAAAAATCAAACAAGATTGGGCAACTAACATCAGATGGACGGGTATCAAAAGACCATATACAGCTGAAGAAGTACTTGCCCTGAGAGGGTCATATGACATTGAGTACACCATTGCAAAAATGGGAGCTGAAAAGTTATGGCATAAACTCCACCATGAGCCTTATGTCGCCGGATTGGGTGCGCTTACAGGCAATCAAGCCATTCAGGAAGCTATGGCAGGGCTCAATGCTATCTATTTGTCAGGATGGCAAGTAGCAGCTGACGCAAACCTCAATGAGGATATGTTTCCTGACCAGTCAATATATCCTGCCAACTCAGTTCCGTCAGTAGTACGCAGAATAAATAACGCGCTTCTCAGACGTGATCAGATCGAAAGCACAAGAGGTAAGGTCAATATCGACTATATGTTGCCTATCGTGGCAGATGCAGAAGCCGGATTTGGAGGAAATTTGAACGCTTATCAGTTGATGAAGCAAATGATCGAAGCCGGTGCATCAGGAGTACATTTTGAAGACCAACTTTCATCAGCAAAAAAATGCGGTCACTTGGGCGGAAAAGTACTGGTACCCACTCAGGAGGCTATAGACAAACTCATAGCGGCCAGACTTGCTTCTGATGTATGTGGTGTACCCACAGTACTTATTGCACGAACGGATGCTGAAGCTGCAGACCTGCTTACCACTGATGCTGACCCGAGAGATCATGCATTTATCACAGGAGAAAGAACTTCTGAAGGTTTCTTCAGAGTGAAAAATGGTTTGGAGCAATGTATTTCCAGGGCACACTCCTATGCACCTTATGCTGACCTTATCTGGATGGAGACTTCCAATCCGGACATTGGACTTGCAAAAGAATTTGCAGAAGCTGTCCACGAAAAATTCCCCGGTAAATTGCTGGCTTACAATTGCTCTCCTTCCTTCAACTGGGCAAAATATCTCAATGAAGAACGTATGCTGTTGTTCAGAGACAATCTGGCAAAATTAGGGTATAAGTTCCAGTTTATCACATTGGCAGGCTTCCATGCACTGAATCTATCGATGTTCGAATTGGCAAGAAATTACAAAGAAAGGGGCATGCTGGGGTATTCAGAATTACAGCAGAGAGAGTTCAAAATGCAGGAATCCGGATTTGAAGCCATCAAACATCAGGGATTTGTAGGTACAGGTTACTGGGATTATCTTCAAAATGTGGTCAGAAAAGATTCTTCTACTACTGCCCTTGCAGAAAGTACAGAAACTGCGCAGTTCTAA
- the aceB gene encoding malate synthase A: MLLETQQIEICNSTNDQYMAVLTDEALEFLSLLHQKFNHQRVELLNQRKRKQKEIDSGIMPNFSDTTKKIRESEWYIAPLPHDLQDRRVEITGPVDRKMIINALNSGAKVFMADFEDANSPVWSNVIEGQINLYDAIRRQISYTDPVSNKAYTLNEKTATLLVRPRGWHLEEKNLYIAGQPLSGSLVDFGLYFFHNAAELIKRLSGPYFYLPKLESHLEARLWNDVFVFAQDYLRIPQGTIKATVLIETILASFEMDEILYELKNHSAGLNCGRWDYIFSFIKKFKNFEGFVLPDRSQVTMATPFMESYSKLVIDTCHSRKAPAIGGMAAFIPIKSDEKANNAVIENIIQDKLREVKNGHDGTWVAHPGLVPVAMKVFDEHMTCPNQIHIRHKIDPITSKHLLEIPKGTITEKGLRTNIYVGIRYLESWLRGNGAVAIRNLMEDAATAEISRTQLWQWIKNKSHLDDGRIITRELYQQLKKEEIESIKVEFGVDQYPNFKFKDAIEIFDNLVLDEEYKDFLTLPAYSYIS, translated from the coding sequence ATGTTACTGGAAACACAACAAATTGAAATTTGCAACAGCACCAATGACCAATACATGGCTGTTCTGACTGATGAAGCATTGGAATTTTTATCCCTGCTTCATCAAAAATTTAATCATCAAAGGGTCGAACTACTCAACCAAAGAAAGAGAAAACAAAAAGAAATTGACTCAGGTATTATGCCTAACTTCTCAGATACTACAAAAAAGATCCGTGAATCTGAGTGGTATATTGCACCGCTGCCCCATGATTTGCAGGATCGAAGAGTAGAAATCACCGGACCTGTAGACCGAAAAATGATCATCAATGCCCTAAATTCCGGCGCAAAAGTATTTATGGCTGACTTTGAAGATGCAAATAGTCCTGTATGGTCCAATGTCATAGAAGGTCAAATCAATCTCTACGACGCCATAAGACGCCAGATTTCGTACACAGACCCTGTATCCAATAAAGCATATACCTTAAATGAAAAGACTGCCACATTATTGGTTCGTCCCCGAGGATGGCATCTCGAAGAGAAAAATTTGTACATTGCTGGTCAGCCATTGAGTGGAAGTCTTGTGGATTTTGGCCTGTACTTTTTCCATAATGCTGCCGAACTGATCAAAAGGCTTTCGGGCCCGTATTTTTATTTGCCAAAGCTCGAGAGTCACCTGGAAGCCCGACTTTGGAATGATGTCTTTGTATTTGCACAGGATTATCTCAGGATACCACAAGGAACTATAAAAGCTACCGTCCTTATTGAGACAATACTGGCTTCATTTGAAATGGATGAAATCTTATATGAATTAAAAAATCACTCTGCAGGGCTTAACTGTGGGCGTTGGGATTACATATTTTCTTTTATTAAAAAATTTAAAAACTTTGAAGGTTTTGTACTTCCTGATAGGAGCCAGGTTACTATGGCCACACCATTTATGGAATCCTACTCAAAACTGGTCATCGACACCTGTCATAGCAGAAAAGCACCTGCTATAGGTGGTATGGCAGCATTTATACCTATAAAAAGTGATGAAAAAGCCAATAATGCAGTCATAGAAAACATCATTCAGGACAAGCTCAGAGAAGTCAAAAATGGCCATGATGGCACATGGGTAGCTCATCCGGGACTTGTGCCTGTGGCTATGAAAGTATTTGATGAACACATGACTTGTCCGAATCAAATCCATATCAGACATAAAATTGACCCCATCACTTCCAAACACTTACTCGAAATTCCGAAAGGAACCATCACAGAAAAGGGATTGAGAACAAATATCTATGTCGGAATAAGATACCTGGAGAGTTGGTTGAGAGGAAACGGAGCAGTAGCCATACGCAATCTGATGGAAGATGCTGCTACAGCAGAAATTTCCAGAACACAACTATGGCAATGGATAAAAAATAAATCTCACCTTGACGACGGGCGCATTATCACAAGAGAGTTGTACCAACAATTAAAGAAAGAAGAAATCGAATCTATCAAAGTTGAGTTTGGAGTAGATCAGTACCCCAATTTCAAATTTAAAGATGCCATTGAAATTTTTGACAACTTAGTGCTTGATGAAGAGTACAAAGACTTCCTTACACTACCTGCGTATAGTTATATTTCTTAA
- a CDS encoding helix-turn-helix transcriptional regulator — protein MEQDRIIKLIFAFKVKYYRTIKNASYQELSEKSGISLSYLHDIEKAKKYPTPSKINALASALGMPYDELVSTTVDKRLQPIVDLIASDFFQIFPWRCLD, from the coding sequence ATGGAACAAGACCGGATTATAAAATTGATTTTTGCATTTAAGGTAAAGTATTATCGGACCATCAAAAATGCTTCTTATCAGGAGTTGTCAGAAAAGTCCGGTATTTCACTTTCTTACCTTCATGATATTGAAAAAGCTAAAAAATATCCAACTCCTTCTAAGATAAATGCATTGGCGAGTGCTTTGGGTATGCCTTATGACGAACTTGTATCCACGACAGTAGATAAGAGATTGCAACCTATTGTTGATTTGATCGCCAGTGATTTTTTTCAGATTTTCCCATGGAGATGTTTGGACTGA
- a CDS encoding ImmA/IrrE family metallo-endopeptidase — MFGLTPSALFDLFTEMPDKINAFISTLFKIARTYSVSKENFYVAALRSYQDFYDNYFGELEIAATNFIKNLDQEEMSTNVLKQFLYDNYGVSTDMDQINAYVDLKGLRSYYSVKYNKLYINNELSDERIMFLLLREIAFQYLQIKTRPYFTTILETDNFEKILNNFKSSYFASACLMPEKNMISDIRKVTTQSRWSPDLFFEMLKKYKVTPEMLMQRITNIVSGHFGINSLFFIRLHHNTERKYYRMSKEIHLSRLHNPYSSEMDEHYCRRWLSVGLVEELKQKGADHDILIDAQISQYNDTPNSYFCITVAYKEQRNPVFDYTSITIGFYMDNHLRAHFKMVDDPKVQQKIVHTTCERCNIMDCTERVVPPTIIFNKEKNDTLLKAVSNLC; from the coding sequence ATGTTTGGACTGACACCGTCGGCCCTCTTTGACTTATTTACTGAAATGCCTGATAAAATCAATGCATTCATAAGTACCTTGTTTAAAATAGCGCGTACATACTCTGTATCAAAAGAAAATTTTTATGTTGCGGCACTACGTTCTTATCAGGACTTTTATGATAATTATTTTGGCGAACTGGAAATAGCAGCCACAAATTTTATAAAAAATCTTGATCAGGAAGAAATGTCAACAAATGTTCTTAAGCAGTTCCTTTATGATAATTATGGAGTGAGCACTGACATGGACCAGATCAATGCATATGTCGATCTGAAAGGATTGCGTTCATATTATAGTGTAAAATACAATAAACTATATATCAATAATGAACTGTCTGATGAAAGAATTATGTTTCTATTATTGAGGGAGATCGCCTTTCAGTATTTACAAATAAAAACCCGGCCATATTTTACTACTATTTTGGAAACCGACAATTTTGAAAAGATATTGAACAATTTTAAATCTTCTTATTTTGCTTCTGCATGCCTGATGCCGGAAAAAAACATGATCAGTGACATTCGTAAAGTGACAACACAATCCAGATGGTCTCCTGATCTTTTTTTCGAAATGCTGAAAAAGTACAAGGTCACACCGGAAATGCTGATGCAAAGGATAACCAACATTGTTTCAGGTCACTTTGGCATCAATTCTCTGTTTTTTATACGCTTGCACCACAATACTGAAAGAAAGTATTACAGAATGAGCAAAGAAATCCACTTGTCCCGATTGCACAATCCATACAGCAGTGAGATGGATGAACACTATTGCAGGAGATGGCTTTCGGTAGGACTGGTTGAAGAATTGAAACAAAAAGGTGCTGATCACGACATATTGATAGATGCGCAGATATCGCAATACAACGACACCCCGAATTCATACTTTTGTATTACGGTAGCATATAAGGAGCAAAGAAATCCGGTTTTCGATTATACGAGCATCACTATTGGTTTTTATATGGACAATCATCTGAGAGCCCACTTTAAGATGGTAGACGACCCAAAGGTTCAGCAAAAGATAGTGCATACTACATGCGAGCGTTGCAATATTATGGATTGTACAGAACGTGTAGTGCCACCCACCATCATTTTTAATAAGGAGAAAAATGACACGCTCCTCAAAGCAGTGTCTAATCTATGCTAG
- a CDS encoding class I SAM-dependent methyltransferase produces MDINDIPHTRGNAIKFFKALTDTRKDTLRGKKVYDLSAGSGYIANLFYECGSIVKALDLFPEHNQYKHLDAGNIDLSKDFDIGDGMADIVILSETFEHLPDQYHFFREVSRILDKNGLFILTTPNPSSLRSRFSQFVTESEHYSNPLPDETNAYVQWPGTGNGYFNKIFISGILRIRVLAAINGLKIKTIHQSEATSTSALLMIFYPLIWFFSWKNYRKQIKQHIENKHIYRQIYDINTSVKILLSKHLIIEFEKNEVNN; encoded by the coding sequence ATGGACATAAATGATATACCGCACACACGGGGAAATGCGATCAAATTTTTCAAGGCTCTGACAGATACCAGGAAAGATACACTGAGAGGTAAAAAAGTGTATGATCTTTCTGCCGGAAGCGGATATATAGCCAACCTTTTTTATGAGTGTGGCAGCATCGTCAAAGCATTGGATTTATTTCCTGAGCACAATCAGTACAAACATTTGGATGCAGGAAATATAGATTTGAGTAAAGATTTTGATATTGGCGATGGGATGGCCGATATTGTAATTCTTTCGGAAACATTTGAACACTTACCCGATCAATACCACTTCTTTAGGGAAGTATCCCGAATTCTTGATAAAAATGGATTGTTCATTCTGACTACTCCAAATCCTTCATCTTTGAGGAGCAGATTTTCTCAGTTTGTAACAGAGAGTGAGCACTACTCCAATCCCTTGCCGGATGAAACCAATGCTTATGTGCAGTGGCCGGGAACCGGCAACGGATATTTCAACAAAATCTTTATTTCAGGTATTCTGAGAATCAGGGTACTGGCTGCCATCAATGGTTTAAAAATCAAAACTATCCATCAGTCAGAAGCGACCAGTACGTCTGCTCTATTGATGATATTCTACCCTTTGATCTGGTTTTTTAGCTGGAAAAACTATCGTAAACAGATAAAACAGCACATTGAAAATAAGCATATTTATCGACAAATCTATGATATCAATACGTCTGTAAAGATACTGCTCTCAAAACATTTGATCATAGAGTTTGAAAAAAACGAAGTGAATAATTAA
- a CDS encoding GatB/YqeY domain-containing protein — protein MSLEVKITNDLKEAMKNKDQATLRSVRAIKAAILLFKTDGSGNALDETAEIKILQKLVKQRQDSLDIYTKQGREDLAVTEREEIAVIQKYLPAQMSVEEMKTTIQAIIAETGATSAKEMGKVIGLANQRLAGKAEGKVIAGMVKELLS, from the coding sequence ATGAGCCTTGAAGTAAAAATCACCAATGACCTCAAAGAAGCCATGAAAAATAAAGATCAGGCTACCCTTCGTTCTGTTCGTGCTATAAAAGCAGCTATTCTATTGTTCAAAACCGATGGTAGCGGCAATGCGCTGGATGAAACTGCTGAAATCAAAATCCTGCAAAAATTAGTCAAACAACGTCAGGATTCTCTGGATATTTACACTAAACAAGGAAGAGAAGATCTGGCAGTGACAGAAAGAGAAGAAATTGCTGTCATACAAAAGTATCTTCCTGCACAGATGAGTGTGGAAGAGATGAAAACAACAATTCAAGCCATCATAGCAGAAACAGGAGCCACATCAGCCAAAGAAATGGGCAAAGTCATAGGCCTTGCCAATCAAAGACTTGCAGGAAAAGCGGAAGGCAAGGTCATCGCCGGCATGGTAAAGGAATTGTTAAGCTGA
- the rsmA gene encoding ribosomal RNA small subunit methyltransferase A: protein MKAKKSFGQHFLVNEHIAEQITEGFTKVTANANVLEIGPGKGVLTKYLSKKGFHLKVVEADQDMVSYLIKNKIVHEDDIIFLDFLKLNLSKVFDHQELFLIGNYPYNISSQILIKMINSRELVPEMVGMFQKEVADRVVAPPGSKTYGVISVLVQAHYDGVTIIDVPPHNFSPPPKVNSSVIRLVRKENYELPCDERLFRNVVKTSFNGRRKMLRNTLKPLFKQSDILEDVFFTQRPEQLSVSDFVDITIKLSNINNNNSEI from the coding sequence ATGAAAGCTAAAAAGTCATTTGGACAACATTTTCTGGTCAACGAGCATATAGCTGAACAAATAACAGAAGGCTTCACTAAGGTCACTGCAAATGCTAATGTACTGGAAATTGGTCCGGGGAAAGGCGTCCTGACCAAATATTTAAGTAAAAAGGGGTTCCATCTTAAAGTAGTGGAAGCCGATCAGGATATGGTTTCATACCTGATAAAAAATAAAATTGTACATGAAGACGACATCATCTTTCTGGATTTTCTTAAGCTCAATCTTTCCAAAGTATTTGACCATCAGGAGTTGTTTTTAATAGGCAATTACCCCTACAATATATCTTCGCAGATTTTGATAAAAATGATCAATTCGAGGGAGTTGGTACCCGAGATGGTAGGTATGTTTCAGAAGGAGGTAGCTGACAGAGTTGTTGCGCCGCCGGGTTCAAAGACTTACGGAGTCATCAGTGTATTGGTGCAGGCACACTATGATGGGGTCACTATAATAGATGTACCACCACACAACTTCAGCCCTCCACCGAAGGTCAATTCAAGTGTGATCAGATTGGTCAGAAAGGAAAATTATGAGTTGCCATGTGATGAAAGACTTTTCAGAAATGTCGTGAAAACATCCTTCAACGGACGAAGAAAAATGTTGCGGAATACATTGAAACCACTATTCAAACAGTCAGATATCCTTGAAGATGTATTTTTTACCCAACGACCGGAGCAACTCTCTGTCAGTGATTTTGTTGATATCACTATAAAATTGTCTAACATAAATAATAATAATTCAGAAATATGA
- a CDS encoding DUF3108 domain-containing protein, which translates to MLLTTWIVLLSMALKPDFNTIDHVHQPSDHCYIHNSAIAAGEKLVFKAYYNWKFIWIPAGEAEFLFTETDDSFEITVKGKTYKSYDPFFKVRDYFHSEIDKKTMYPRRFTRIVEEGNYRRFDSLVFDQIKRKGVSFNGPTRATAVRKSITLHDCTHDLLSVLYFLRNIDISRYHPGDFIPTKILFDETIYPIKVRYDGVYDNFHVKGLGTFNTIKVVPDLVTGNVFKDGNRMNIWVTNDGNKLPVLIESPLSVGSAKAVLKSYKGLRHHLPGK; encoded by the coding sequence ATGCTTTTAACCACATGGATAGTACTTTTATCAATGGCATTAAAACCTGATTTTAATACCATTGATCATGTTCATCAGCCATCTGATCACTGTTATATCCACAATTCAGCCATTGCTGCCGGAGAAAAACTGGTATTTAAAGCTTATTACAACTGGAAATTTATATGGATTCCGGCTGGTGAAGCTGAGTTTTTATTTACAGAAACGGATGATTCTTTTGAAATAACTGTCAAAGGAAAAACATATAAAAGCTATGACCCTTTTTTTAAGGTACGTGATTATTTTCATAGTGAAATAGACAAAAAGACCATGTATCCCCGTCGGTTTACCCGTATCGTGGAAGAAGGAAATTACAGGAGATTTGACAGTTTGGTTTTTGATCAGATCAAAAGGAAAGGAGTAAGTTTTAATGGACCGACACGTGCTACAGCAGTCAGAAAAAGTATCACCCTTCATGATTGTACACACGATTTACTTTCTGTCTTGTATTTTTTACGCAATATTGATATCTCACGGTATCATCCAGGGGACTTCATCCCGACAAAGATACTTTTTGACGAAACGATCTATCCGATAAAAGTACGCTATGACGGAGTTTATGACAATTTTCATGTAAAAGGATTAGGTACATTTAATACTATAAAAGTCGTACCTGATCTGGTCACAGGCAATGTATTTAAAGATGGTAACCGTATGAATATTTGGGTGACCAATGACGGAAACAAACTTCCTGTACTCATCGAATCTCCGCTATCTGTAGGCAGTGCAAAGGCTGTTTTGAAGTCTTACAAAGGATTGCGACATCATTTACCGGGAAAATAG
- a CDS encoding response regulator transcription factor produces the protein MGILTKFSYYKDVILYSLSLAILLFILRWLEIRFIIIDHALEIYVGAIALIFTGLGIWLSFKLINRNTETRIVEKTVYLENEPNLMLNQEEIEKTGLSKRELEVLQLMAEGLSNEEVAERLYVSLNTIKTHTSRVFEKLDVKRRTQAIEKAKRLRVIQ, from the coding sequence ATGGGTATCTTAACAAAGTTTTCTTATTATAAAGACGTGATTTTATACTCATTGAGTCTGGCTATTTTGTTATTTATTCTAAGGTGGCTGGAGATAAGATTTATTATTATAGACCATGCTTTGGAAATCTATGTGGGTGCTATAGCTCTGATCTTTACAGGCTTGGGAATTTGGCTTTCATTTAAATTGATAAATCGTAATACTGAAACCAGAATAGTTGAAAAAACGGTTTATTTGGAGAATGAACCCAATTTAATGCTCAATCAGGAAGAGATAGAAAAAACCGGATTGAGTAAAAGAGAACTGGAAGTGCTGCAACTGATGGCTGAAGGGTTGAGTAATGAAGAAGTAGCTGAAAGATTATACGTCTCATTGAATACTATCAAAACGCATACTTCGCGGGTGTTTGAAAAATTGGATGTAAAAAGGAGAACACAAGCTATTGAAAAAGCAAAAAGACTTCGCGTGATACAGTAG
- a CDS encoding DUF4199 domain-containing protein, whose protein sequence is MKKLVLTYGIIAGLVVALMLIITTTIYHQSGNIEGGAIYGYASMLLAFSLIFFGIKKYRDQNSEGKITFGTAFKMGFLITLIAPTIYVITWLIDYYYFMPDFMEKYAEQTITKLKNEGAAQEIIDTTTRDMASFAEMYKNPFFNAMITFAEILPVGLIVTLISAAILKRK, encoded by the coding sequence ATGAAAAAGTTAGTACTTACTTATGGAATCATCGCAGGATTGGTGGTGGCATTAATGTTGATCATCACCACCACAATATATCATCAATCCGGCAATATAGAAGGAGGAGCCATTTATGGATATGCCAGCATGTTATTGGCGTTTTCTTTGATATTTTTTGGAATTAAAAAATACAGAGACCAAAACAGTGAAGGCAAAATTACTTTTGGAACGGCTTTTAAGATGGGTTTTCTAATTACCCTGATAGCCCCCACGATTTATGTGATCACATGGCTCATCGATTATTATTATTTTATGCCCGACTTTATGGAAAAATATGCAGAACAAACCATCACAAAACTGAAGAACGAAGGTGCCGCTCAGGAAATCATCGATACAACGACTAGAGATATGGCCAGTTTTGCAGAGATGTATAAAAACCCTTTTTTCAATGCGATGATTACTTTTGCTGAAATCCTTCCTGTTGGATTAATTGTTACTTTGATTAGTGCCGCGATATTAAAAAGAAAATAA
- a CDS encoding DUF1801 domain-containing protein: protein MKSLGTTVNEILTNLPPDRVEPFNKLHDVILNNLPKGFEPTISYGALSYVVPHSIYPAGYHCKPTEPLPFAAIASQKHTINFYHMGIYADDALLQWFISEYPKHTKQKLDMGKSCIRFKKFDEIPYELIGELMKRLSVNEWINIYETKLKK, encoded by the coding sequence ATGAAATCGCTTGGCACGACAGTCAATGAAATTCTGACAAACCTCCCTCCGGACAGGGTAGAACCATTTAACAAATTACATGATGTTATATTAAATAATCTCCCAAAAGGTTTTGAACCAACAATAAGTTATGGTGCCTTAAGTTATGTTGTTCCACATTCCATATATCCTGCAGGTTATCATTGTAAACCAACTGAACCTCTTCCTTTTGCAGCGATAGCTTCTCAAAAGCATACAATAAACTTTTATCATATGGGTATTTATGCTGATGATGCCTTGCTGCAATGGTTTATATCTGAATATCCGAAGCACACCAAGCAGAAATTAGATATGGGTAAAAGTTGTATCAGATTCAAAAAATTTGACGAAATACCCTATGAACTCATAGGCGAATTAATGAAAAGATTGAGTGTCAATGAGTGGATCAATATTTATGAAACAAAATTAAAGAAGTAA